From the Teredinibacter turnerae T7901 genome, one window contains:
- the pilV gene encoding type IV pilus modification protein PilV produces MEATQFKHASLPRQQAGSTMMETVVALFVLAIGLLGTLAMQANGVNSNQRANLVTEANLLAADMVDRILAFNDIDSSADDDAYDGIDTSSGTASLPDCSSGCTATQQIAYDEAQWAEQLATTLPGGVGKITFDSTTNAYTIQVMWDHNRNGATGTGCTGNDWGESATELTCYTYELRL; encoded by the coding sequence ATGGAAGCTACCCAATTTAAACACGCCTCACTGCCGCGCCAGCAAGCGGGTTCCACCATGATGGAAACTGTCGTTGCTCTATTTGTATTGGCGATTGGCTTGTTGGGCACCCTCGCAATGCAGGCTAATGGTGTCAACAGCAACCAGCGTGCGAATCTGGTGACTGAAGCGAACCTGCTCGCCGCAGATATGGTCGACCGGATTCTGGCGTTCAACGATATTGACTCAAGTGCAGACGACGATGCTTATGACGGCATCGATACGTCAAGTGGAACGGCCAGTCTGCCCGACTGTTCCAGCGGATGCACGGCAACTCAGCAGATCGCGTACGACGAAGCCCAGTGGGCGGAGCAGTTAGCAACAACGCTGCCAGGCGGCGTTGGCAAAATCACCTTTGACTCAACAACTAACGCCTACACCATTCAAGTGATGTGGGATCACAATCGCAACGGTGCGACTGGTACCGGATGCACTGGGAATGATTGGGGTGAGTCAGCGACGGAATTAACGTGTTACACCTATGAGCTGAGGTTGTAA
- the ribF gene encoding bifunctional riboflavin kinase/FAD synthetase: protein MTRPEFIHGLHSLLPNHHGCVATIGSFDGVHRGHQEVIRQLREHASAHQVPALVMVFEPQPSEFFSQEKAPPRLMRLRDKTEALFAAGVDRVLCLRFNRELRGLSAQAFIEQVLVARLGIRHLVIGDDFRFGCDRQGDYSMLAAAGERFGFSVCDTRTELDGGQRISSTRIRALLEQDAFAEAARLLGYEYRIRGRVIYGKQLGRTLGFPTANVHLGRYRTAVQGVYAVAVDIDGGAQNVPAVANIGVRPTVSGGREPLLEVHLLEHGGNLYGHWINVRIKHKLRSEMRFESLAALQAQITLDVEIAKRWFNETH, encoded by the coding sequence ATGACGCGTCCCGAATTTATCCATGGCCTGCATAGCCTGCTTCCCAATCATCACGGGTGCGTTGCTACCATCGGCTCTTTCGATGGTGTGCACCGTGGCCATCAGGAAGTTATCCGCCAGTTGCGTGAGCACGCCAGCGCCCACCAAGTTCCCGCACTCGTGATGGTGTTTGAGCCTCAGCCCTCGGAGTTTTTCTCGCAGGAGAAGGCGCCACCGCGACTTATGCGATTGCGGGACAAAACTGAGGCACTGTTTGCTGCCGGTGTCGACAGGGTGTTGTGTTTGCGTTTTAACCGTGAACTGCGCGGTTTATCAGCGCAGGCGTTTATTGAGCAAGTTCTGGTTGCGCGACTGGGTATCAGGCACTTGGTGATTGGTGACGACTTTCGCTTTGGCTGCGACAGGCAAGGTGACTACAGCATGCTGGCGGCCGCCGGCGAACGGTTTGGTTTTAGCGTATGCGATACCCGCACTGAATTGGATGGTGGCCAACGTATCAGCAGCACACGTATTCGTGCATTATTAGAGCAAGACGCGTTTGCCGAAGCGGCGCGTTTGCTGGGCTACGAGTACCGAATTCGCGGGCGGGTAATCTACGGTAAGCAGTTGGGCCGAACACTGGGTTTTCCTACCGCAAATGTGCATCTTGGTCGTTACCGCACTGCGGTACAGGGCGTTTACGCGGTCGCTGTCGATATTGATGGCGGTGCGCAAAACGTTCCTGCGGTGGCTAATATTGGTGTTCGCCCAACGGTATCTGGAGGGCGCGAGCCCTTGCTTGAAGTGCATTTACTCGAGCATGGGGGAAACTTATACGGCCACTGGATTAACGTCCGCATCAAACACAAATTACGCAGCGAAATGCGCTTTGAGTCGCTTGCTGCATTACAGGCGCAGATCACCCTCGACGTTGAGATCGCCAAACGTTGGTTTAACGAAACCCACTGA
- a CDS encoding pilus assembly PilX family protein, translating to MDRLRKLPSHLHGQSGATLVIALIILLVMSMIGVSNMQSSTLQERMAANTKQKTTARIAAESALNTAEKWLDSNLNSSADLAQFNGTLGLYSAVATRYNNAAPIWTGGEAIADVTLAENWASRGHNPAVDIVSTGLVANQPKYVIEFLGRDTGTAARNVNDYDADGSARRGAGDFSPYIFRIIAIGWAKDSNIYTVLESTYRTGYGPGNFSYF from the coding sequence ATGGATCGTTTGCGAAAACTCCCTTCACATTTACATGGTCAGTCCGGTGCAACTCTGGTAATTGCCCTGATTATTCTGCTGGTGATGTCGATGATTGGCGTTTCCAACATGCAGTCGTCTACTCTGCAGGAACGCATGGCGGCTAATACCAAACAGAAAACGACTGCGCGAATAGCGGCAGAGTCCGCACTTAATACTGCCGAAAAATGGTTGGATAGTAATCTTAATAGCTCTGCGGATCTTGCGCAGTTCAACGGTACTCTGGGTTTGTATTCGGCAGTTGCGACCCGATACAACAACGCAGCGCCAATATGGACAGGCGGCGAAGCCATTGCGGATGTGACGCTTGCGGAAAACTGGGCCAGCAGAGGGCACAACCCGGCTGTAGATATTGTGAGTACCGGGCTAGTCGCGAATCAACCTAAATACGTCATCGAATTTCTAGGTAGAGATACCGGCACCGCCGCGCGAAATGTCAACGATTATGATGCAGACGGCTCGGCTCGGCGCGGCGCCGGAGATTTCAGCCCGTATATTTTTCGCATTATCGCGATCGGTTGGGCGAAAGATTCGAACATCTATACAGTCTTGGAAAGTACCTATCGCACCGGTTATGGGCCCGGGAATTTCAGTTATTTTTAA
- a CDS encoding GspH/FimT family pseudopilin, with translation MKSLIHVSQRNRLQRGLTLPELLVAMVIFAIVVGFAVPSFQGTLRKQELNSQLGLITSTLAYARSEAISRRKATVICATADQTSCLSQADWSSGWLVFVDEDADGTLDAGEEILRAGGESGGDSSLTVVADAGAPYAARFNIDGERVAGVNALSVCQGDATSGADTLHSRTITLTNVGSNRVSTGATCP, from the coding sequence ATGAAATCGCTAATACATGTAAGCCAAAGGAATCGCTTGCAGCGAGGCCTTACCCTCCCGGAGCTCTTGGTCGCAATGGTCATATTCGCCATTGTTGTGGGTTTTGCGGTGCCGAGCTTTCAGGGCACGCTACGTAAACAGGAACTCAACTCGCAGCTCGGTCTGATTACGTCGACACTCGCGTATGCGCGTAGCGAGGCTATTTCTCGCCGCAAAGCTACTGTCATTTGTGCAACGGCTGATCAAACGAGCTGTCTCAGTCAGGCCGACTGGAGCTCTGGTTGGCTGGTGTTTGTCGACGAAGATGCCGACGGCACACTCGATGCGGGCGAGGAAATCTTGCGTGCCGGAGGTGAGTCAGGAGGGGATTCCTCTCTGACAGTTGTGGCTGACGCCGGCGCGCCTTATGCGGCTCGCTTCAATATTGATGGTGAGCGCGTAGCTGGCGTGAACGCACTTTCTGTGTGCCAGGGCGATGCAACGAGCGGAGCAGACACCTTACATTCACGAACGATTACGCTCACCAATGTAGGCAGCAATCGGGTATCGACAGGGGCTACCTGCCCTTAA
- the lspA gene encoding signal peptidase II, translated as MHKLNVLAALKWYGVALLVILLDQITKNVASHMLVLHQPEPITSFFNFTLRHNFGAAFSMFHDAGGWQRWFLALLAAGVSVLLIFWIAKLPKQKWMEALALALVLGGALGNLYDRMLLGYVVDFIVVHYKEHEWPAFNIADSAICIGAALLVWDSLFGTKVAKYGDAK; from the coding sequence ATGCATAAACTGAATGTTCTCGCCGCGCTGAAGTGGTATGGGGTAGCGCTGCTGGTGATCCTGCTGGATCAGATCACCAAAAATGTGGCGAGTCATATGTTGGTGTTACATCAGCCAGAACCCATTACGAGCTTTTTTAACTTTACTTTGCGACACAACTTTGGTGCTGCCTTCAGCATGTTTCACGATGCTGGCGGCTGGCAGCGCTGGTTTCTTGCACTGCTGGCCGCTGGCGTAAGCGTGTTGTTAATTTTTTGGATTGCCAAACTGCCGAAACAGAAATGGATGGAAGCTTTGGCGCTGGCCCTTGTGCTTGGTGGGGCATTGGGCAATTTGTATGATCGCATGCTGTTGGGTTATGTGGTGGACTTCATTGTGGTTCACTATAAAGAACACGAATGGCCGGCGTTTAATATCGCTGATTCCGCGATATGTATAGGCGCAGCACTGTTAGTGTGGGATTCGCTGTTCGGCACCAAGGTCGCCAAATATGGAGACGCGAAATGA
- a CDS encoding PilW family protein — protein sequence MNTTIFKQRGIGLVEILVSMAIGLFILAGVVQLYATSTVNAKTVSGAAAIQENARFAFSRLEQDIKQAGYAGCFSLKSAYPRQYFSEAADDYMDVVPRYDQLVTTNAAAGEENDFSMFVSGENDVDVGSLAFDSLTVRYLSAKSRRAVTAITGGNQIYASGLTDFKSGEVAAIGDCSRVSFFEIGNTNSPEVDGYVEIASGSLGRQYTMASDSSGTGTALESAVAYVYGGDTGAITYSIGTSAAGNALGESCSSSSPQYCALRRNNDELVEGISAFDVEYGWQDVDGKLYFHTADAMNAARWFFVDRVRVSATFNSIESAPTNDGSPLLTKTYARTFLMQNQLPVDYSRLAAGL from the coding sequence ATGAACACCACTATTTTTAAGCAACGCGGTATTGGTTTGGTCGAAATTCTGGTTTCGATGGCAATAGGGCTATTCATTTTGGCCGGGGTGGTTCAGCTGTATGCAACCTCAACCGTTAATGCAAAAACGGTTTCGGGCGCAGCAGCAATTCAGGAAAACGCGCGTTTCGCATTTAGCCGGTTAGAGCAGGACATAAAACAAGCCGGCTACGCCGGGTGTTTTTCACTTAAATCAGCCTACCCCCGGCAATACTTTTCTGAAGCAGCTGACGACTATATGGATGTTGTGCCGCGTTACGATCAGTTGGTAACAACTAACGCTGCTGCAGGTGAAGAGAACGATTTTAGTATGTTTGTCAGTGGCGAAAACGACGTGGATGTAGGCTCGCTTGCTTTTGACAGTTTAACTGTGCGTTATCTCTCCGCAAAATCCCGTCGTGCAGTTACGGCGATAACCGGCGGTAATCAGATCTACGCCTCAGGCCTTACAGATTTTAAATCTGGGGAAGTAGCTGCCATCGGAGATTGCTCACGGGTCTCGTTTTTTGAAATTGGCAATACAAACAGTCCCGAAGTTGATGGTTACGTGGAAATAGCGTCGGGTTCTCTCGGTCGGCAGTACACCATGGCCAGTGACAGCAGTGGTACCGGCACAGCACTCGAGAGTGCCGTCGCATATGTTTATGGCGGAGATACAGGGGCAATCACTTATTCCATTGGTACGAGTGCCGCTGGCAACGCCCTCGGTGAATCCTGCTCGTCTTCGTCTCCGCAATATTGTGCGCTGCGCAGGAATAACGACGAATTGGTTGAAGGTATCAGCGCATTTGATGTGGAGTACGGCTGGCAGGACGTCGACGGCAAATTGTATTTTCACACTGCCGACGCGATGAACGCAGCACGCTGGTTTTTTGTAGATCGTGTGCGAGTTAGCGCAACGTTTAATTCTATCGAATCGGCGCCAACAAACGATGGCAGTCCATTGTTAACCAAAACTTACGCACGCACATTTCTTATGCAGAACCAATTGCCGGTCGATTATTCACGTTTGGCCGCAGGGCTATAA
- the ileS gene encoding isoleucine--tRNA ligase, whose protein sequence is MTDYKSTLNLPQTSFAMKANLAQREPQTLKRWQKENLYQQIRQARAGREKFILHDGPPYANGEIHIGHAVNKILKDIIVKAKTLSGFDAPYIPGWDCHGLPIEHNVEKKVGKAGVKVDFATFRKKCREYAAKQVAGQKEGFVRLGVLADWDKPYLTMDYKTEADIVRALGKIVANGHLVRGFKPVYWSVVGGSALAEAEVEYQEKTSFSIDVKYAVKDEADFTQRVAELGGEGPVSVVIWTTTPWTLPSSQAVSLNADLEYVVVQQPGARLLVAEALLESVGKRAGIDTATIVGRCHGRDLENLVLQHPFYTREVPVILGDHVTTDAGTGCVHTAPDHGMEDFEVGSRYGIGTLNYVDENGLYRESVEIFAGDHVYKVDEKIIELLESRDALLHQEKFTHSYPHCWRTKTPLIFRATPQWFISMTKNGLLDTVKTAVDGVEWIPDWGEARMRSMLEASPDWCISRQRTWGVPIALFVHKETQDLHPDTPALVEKVAALIETDGMDAWFNLNPEEILGEDAANYSKVTDTLDVWFDSGVTHYSVIQQREELQYPADLYLEGSDQHRGWFQSSLKTAIAINGTAPYKQVLTHGFTVDANGKKMSKSIGNTVSPQKVMNELGADVLRLWVAATDFSGDMSVSDEILMRTADSYRRIRNTMRYFMSNLNGFDPAINSVAFDDMVALDRWAVDRAAKLQRDIVACYDSYQFHTIYQKIHNFCIVDMGGFYLDIIKDRVYTMQEDSRARRSAQTAQYLIVQALVRWIAPILSFTADEIWQALPGEKTGPVFVAEWLELPELSEDDALNNSYWQTAAKVKTAVNKVLESKRSSGVIGGSLGAEVTLYASDELHAKLNSLGEELRFVLLVSAVNLKKLDEAPEDADQVDVVGLKVAVTKSEAAKCARCWHQRDDVGSHSEHPELCGRCVSNVEGNGEVRHYA, encoded by the coding sequence ATGACCGATTACAAATCGACGCTGAATTTACCGCAGACCAGTTTTGCCATGAAGGCCAACCTGGCACAGCGGGAACCGCAAACTTTGAAACGCTGGCAGAAGGAGAATTTGTACCAGCAGATTCGCCAGGCCCGAGCTGGTCGTGAAAAATTTATTCTGCACGATGGGCCTCCTTACGCGAATGGTGAGATTCATATCGGTCACGCGGTTAACAAAATTCTGAAGGACATTATCGTCAAAGCGAAAACCCTGAGCGGGTTCGATGCGCCTTATATTCCTGGCTGGGATTGCCACGGCTTGCCCATTGAGCACAACGTGGAGAAGAAAGTAGGCAAAGCTGGGGTGAAGGTGGACTTTGCCACATTTCGCAAAAAGTGTCGCGAGTATGCCGCGAAGCAGGTCGCAGGCCAAAAAGAAGGCTTTGTGCGCTTGGGTGTGCTCGCCGACTGGGACAAACCCTACCTCACAATGGACTATAAAACTGAGGCGGATATTGTGCGGGCGCTTGGAAAAATCGTCGCCAATGGCCATTTGGTGCGGGGGTTTAAACCGGTGTATTGGAGCGTGGTGGGTGGGTCTGCACTCGCTGAAGCCGAAGTGGAATACCAGGAAAAAACATCTTTCTCCATTGATGTTAAGTACGCGGTAAAGGATGAAGCAGATTTTACCCAGCGGGTAGCGGAGCTTGGTGGAGAGGGGCCTGTATCAGTTGTGATCTGGACCACTACACCCTGGACCTTGCCTTCCAGTCAGGCGGTAAGCCTGAATGCGGATCTCGAGTATGTGGTTGTGCAGCAGCCGGGCGCGCGCCTGCTGGTTGCGGAAGCCTTGCTGGAGTCCGTCGGCAAGCGCGCCGGTATCGATACCGCAACGATTGTCGGCCGCTGCCATGGTAGAGACCTGGAAAACCTGGTGTTGCAGCACCCCTTCTACACCCGTGAAGTGCCTGTGATTCTCGGTGATCACGTCACGACTGACGCGGGTACCGGTTGTGTGCACACGGCGCCAGACCACGGTATGGAAGATTTCGAGGTCGGTTCGCGCTACGGCATTGGTACACTTAATTATGTGGATGAAAACGGCCTTTACCGGGAAAGTGTCGAAATATTCGCCGGCGACCACGTTTATAAAGTCGACGAAAAAATTATTGAGTTACTCGAATCTCGCGATGCGCTTCTGCATCAGGAAAAATTTACCCATAGTTATCCTCACTGCTGGCGAACTAAAACGCCTCTGATCTTCCGCGCGACCCCGCAGTGGTTTATCAGCATGACAAAAAATGGGCTGCTGGACACAGTGAAAACCGCGGTGGATGGTGTTGAGTGGATTCCAGACTGGGGTGAGGCGCGAATGCGTTCTATGTTGGAAGCGAGCCCGGACTGGTGCATCTCGCGTCAACGCACCTGGGGTGTGCCGATCGCGCTGTTCGTTCACAAAGAAACCCAAGACCTGCACCCGGATACGCCGGCGCTGGTGGAAAAAGTGGCTGCGTTGATTGAAACGGACGGTATGGACGCTTGGTTTAACCTCAACCCCGAGGAGATTCTCGGTGAGGACGCCGCCAATTACAGCAAAGTCACAGACACCCTCGATGTATGGTTTGACTCGGGTGTAACCCATTATTCTGTGATCCAGCAGCGCGAAGAACTTCAGTATCCGGCAGACCTTTATCTGGAAGGCTCCGATCAGCACCGCGGCTGGTTCCAGTCGTCGCTCAAAACTGCGATCGCCATTAACGGTACTGCGCCATACAAGCAAGTGCTCACTCACGGTTTTACCGTGGATGCCAACGGTAAGAAAATGTCGAAATCGATCGGCAATACCGTGTCTCCGCAAAAGGTGATGAACGAACTCGGGGCCGATGTTTTGCGTCTCTGGGTTGCGGCCACAGACTTCAGCGGCGATATGAGCGTATCCGATGAAATTCTCATGCGCACCGCCGACAGCTACCGTCGTATTCGCAATACGATGCGCTATTTTATGTCGAATCTTAACGGCTTCGATCCGGCGATCAACAGTGTCGCCTTTGACGATATGGTCGCGTTGGATCGCTGGGCAGTTGATCGTGCGGCCAAGCTGCAGCGGGACATAGTCGCCTGCTACGACAGCTACCAGTTCCACACTATTTATCAGAAAATTCATAACTTCTGCATTGTCGATATGGGCGGCTTTTATCTCGATATCATTAAAGACCGTGTGTACACGATGCAGGAGGACAGCCGCGCCCGCCGCTCAGCGCAGACGGCGCAGTACCTGATTGTACAAGCGCTGGTACGCTGGATCGCGCCGATCCTGTCGTTTACCGCTGATGAAATCTGGCAGGCGCTGCCCGGTGAAAAAACGGGGCCGGTATTCGTGGCTGAGTGGCTTGAGTTACCGGAGTTGAGCGAAGACGACGCGCTTAATAACAGCTACTGGCAGACCGCGGCGAAAGTAAAAACTGCCGTAAACAAAGTGCTCGAGAGCAAGCGCAGTTCCGGGGTTATCGGTGGCTCACTCGGGGCGGAAGTCACCCTATATGCGAGTGATGAACTCCACGCAAAATTGAATTCGCTAGGTGAGGAGTTGCGCTTTGTGTTGCTGGTGTCCGCGGTCAATCTGAAAAAACTGGATGAGGCACCTGAAGACGCAGATCAGGTGGACGTTGTTGGGCTGAAGGTTGCGGTAACCAAGTCGGAAGCGGCTAAGTGTGCCCGTTGCTGGCACCAGCGCGATGATGTGGGAAGCCATAGCGAGCATCCGGAGCTATGTGGCCGCTGTGTGTCGAATGTTGAAGGTAATGGGGAAGTTCGTCACTATGCATAA
- a CDS encoding FKBP-type peptidyl-prolyl cis-trans isomerase — protein MNALPIGPNTKVTLHFALKLGSGDVVDSNFEADAAQFTVGDGNLLPGFEEALFGLIAGDEKSFAIPPEKAFGQPNPNNVQDVKRDEFAADFPLEVGLVIGFSDAAGAENPAVIRSFDDQTVVVDFNHPLAGETITFDVRIIDVAPVVTH, from the coding sequence ATGAACGCATTGCCGATCGGCCCGAATACAAAGGTGACGCTTCACTTTGCGCTTAAGCTCGGCTCCGGGGACGTGGTTGACTCCAACTTCGAAGCCGATGCAGCGCAGTTCACGGTTGGGGACGGCAACCTGTTGCCCGGCTTTGAAGAGGCGCTGTTCGGGTTGATTGCAGGCGACGAAAAAAGCTTCGCGATCCCCCCTGAGAAAGCCTTTGGCCAACCTAATCCCAACAACGTCCAGGATGTGAAGCGAGATGAATTCGCTGCGGATTTTCCTCTGGAGGTCGGCCTGGTGATTGGTTTTAGTGACGCCGCTGGAGCCGAAAACCCCGCGGTCATCCGTTCTTTTGACGACCAAACGGTCGTTGTCGATTTTAATCACCCTTTGGCGGGTGAAACGATCACGTTCGATGTACGAATTATCGATGTCGCGCCCGTGGTTACCCACTGA